Proteins from a single region of Allocatelliglobosispora scoriae:
- a CDS encoding TldD/PmbA family protein, translating to MTNTTGILGTRFAEHTYYDAVAFRDGTLVEAGSDLVSGAGLRQIDGAGNITLACADAAGLPPDVVPQRAGPDLAALITRWRATAAALTEAARAADPRISRTTIWVRRQTQHVVITPAGAPAIRELRRRLRVTMAVEATEGSATATASCAVARPSGTEPDRTRLLTAITRTAARAAWHLRPGPLPDSPVPIVLGGMASGFFLHETLGHGLEADNVLGHDDTLGALRGHRIGPEDLTFVDDPSATSSWAGQRHDDEGVASEPTTLVRAGELTGLLHTRATAAALAEEPRGNGRCADFGSIPLARMTTTYAMAGQHSTSELLAGMPEALICTSLSGGQPDPVSGKLTFTASLVAYARDGVALGPIAPVQFSGAPANLLAGITAIGDDLTMTPAICVKHGQAARVSMGAPTLVLGRRVLG from the coding sequence ATGACCAACACCACCGGCATACTCGGGACCAGGTTCGCCGAGCACACCTACTACGACGCGGTCGCCTTCCGCGACGGCACGCTCGTCGAGGCCGGATCCGACCTGGTCAGCGGCGCCGGACTGCGCCAGATCGACGGCGCCGGCAACATCACGCTCGCCTGCGCCGACGCCGCCGGGCTCCCGCCCGACGTGGTCCCGCAGCGCGCGGGCCCCGATCTCGCCGCCCTCATCACCCGCTGGCGCGCGACCGCCGCGGCGCTCACCGAAGCCGCCCGCGCCGCCGACCCGCGCATCTCCAGGACCACCATCTGGGTACGCCGCCAGACGCAGCACGTCGTCATCACCCCCGCCGGTGCCCCCGCCATCCGCGAGCTGCGCCGGCGCCTCCGGGTCACGATGGCGGTCGAGGCGACCGAGGGCTCGGCGACGGCGACCGCCTCCTGTGCCGTGGCCCGCCCGAGCGGCACCGAACCCGACCGGACCCGCCTGCTCACCGCGATCACGCGTACCGCCGCCCGAGCCGCCTGGCACCTGCGCCCCGGTCCGCTCCCCGACAGCCCGGTGCCGATCGTGCTGGGCGGCATGGCCTCGGGCTTCTTCCTGCACGAGACGCTCGGCCACGGGCTGGAGGCCGACAACGTGCTCGGCCACGACGACACCCTCGGCGCGCTGCGCGGGCACCGGATCGGACCCGAGGACCTCACCTTCGTCGACGACCCCTCCGCCACCAGCAGCTGGGCCGGTCAGCGCCATGACGACGAGGGCGTGGCATCGGAGCCCACGACCCTGGTCCGCGCGGGGGAGCTCACCGGACTGCTGCACACCCGGGCCACCGCCGCCGCCCTGGCGGAGGAGCCCCGGGGCAACGGCCGCTGCGCCGATTTCGGCTCGATCCCGCTGGCCCGGATGACCACCACCTACGCGATGGCCGGGCAGCACTCCACCAGCGAACTGCTGGCCGGGATGCCGGAGGCGCTCATCTGCACCAGCCTCAGCGGCGGTCAGCCCGACCCGGTCTCCGGGAAGCTGACCTTCACGGCGTCCCTGGTCGCCTATGCCCGCGACGGTGTCGCACTGGGACCGATCGCGCCCGTGCAGTTCAGCGGTGCCCCGGCCAACCTGCTCGCCGGGATCACCGCGATCGGCGACGACCTGACGATGACCCCGGCGATCTGCGTGAAGCACGGCCAGGCCGCCCGGGTCTCGATGGGCGCACCCACCCTCGTCCTGGGCCGCCGGGTGCTCGGATGA
- a CDS encoding DUF4132 domain-containing protein, with amino-acid sequence MTMTYIERRAEIKSLIREGDLKLLADRLVALAAVTPGHWGGRTDNIAKELGVLAEADRCELLLDVVARVQAIDDHDSQDGLGQLIDAIGGTFSSAMSPDAAEALLAMIARHAGHYPGGQLVQYAGVLRRAGRPLTDEAIAVIRRTAHGHYSQGADLGKLAASLTSPPLNCGEPWADRVNADLPGLDVAWIGLLAHAATATSAKPSAKWERQGRDLLAIVGEETAAEKLLEWLALVGRPRTLRLIRREYEAEINDAFDAFNATALRGLIWLTAFLPPQPEIARTLGGLVETSLRKVAGLGPRNPKTANAAVLALSRIESDAALAQIARLASRVTYKGTLKELNAALDKRAVQLGLTRDEVEELAVPTYGLTEVGRRVEVFGDASAEVIIDGGGVAVVWRSAAGKTVKSPPASVKADHADELRELKAAVKDIEKMLSAQSDRLDRQFLARRVWELPAWRERYLDHPLLGTLARRLIWIVGEVPCAYADGALRGVDDAPIEAPDDATVRLWHPIGREVDEVVAWRSWLERHGITQPFKQAHREVYLLTAAEERTGVYSNRYAAHVLRQHQFHALTAARGWRNRLRLMVDDTYPPATRELPEWGLRAEFWVEGIGDDYGTDTTESGSYLRIATDQVRFYPVAAPENHAHASGGGYEQWVHQDAEPTDPLPLDRIPPLVLSEVLRDVDLFVGVASVGNDPTWQDGGPEGRFREYWTSYSFGDLSATAETRRDLLTRLVPRLAIADRATVDGRFLVVRGDLRSYKIHLGSGNILMTPNDQYLCIVPKQSADAGAGGLFLPFEGDRVLAVILSKAMLLAKDTAITDPTITRQLRITPA; translated from the coding sequence ACGGGCTGGGCCAGCTCATCGACGCCATCGGCGGCACCTTCAGCTCGGCCATGTCGCCGGACGCGGCCGAGGCCCTGCTCGCCATGATCGCCCGGCACGCCGGGCACTACCCCGGCGGTCAGCTCGTTCAGTACGCGGGAGTGCTGCGGCGAGCCGGGCGCCCGCTGACCGACGAGGCGATCGCGGTCATCCGGCGGACCGCCCACGGCCATTACAGCCAGGGCGCCGACCTCGGCAAGCTCGCCGCTTCGCTGACCTCGCCGCCGCTCAACTGCGGCGAGCCCTGGGCCGACCGGGTCAACGCCGACCTGCCGGGGCTCGATGTGGCCTGGATCGGACTGCTCGCCCACGCCGCGACCGCCACCAGCGCGAAGCCGTCGGCCAAGTGGGAGCGGCAGGGGCGGGACCTGCTCGCCATCGTCGGCGAGGAGACCGCGGCGGAGAAGCTGCTGGAGTGGCTCGCCCTGGTCGGCCGCCCGCGCACGCTGCGGTTGATCCGCCGGGAATACGAGGCGGAGATCAATGACGCCTTCGACGCGTTCAACGCCACCGCGCTGCGCGGGCTGATCTGGCTGACCGCCTTCCTGCCGCCGCAGCCGGAGATCGCCCGGACCCTCGGCGGACTCGTCGAGACCTCGCTGCGCAAGGTCGCCGGGCTCGGGCCGCGCAACCCCAAGACCGCCAACGCCGCCGTTCTCGCCCTGTCCCGCATCGAGTCCGACGCGGCGCTCGCCCAGATCGCGCGGCTCGCGTCGCGGGTGACCTACAAGGGCACGCTCAAGGAGCTCAACGCGGCTCTCGACAAGCGTGCGGTGCAGCTCGGCCTCACCCGCGACGAGGTGGAGGAGCTGGCGGTGCCGACCTACGGACTGACCGAGGTGGGGCGCCGGGTCGAGGTGTTCGGCGACGCGAGCGCGGAGGTGATCATCGACGGCGGCGGGGTGGCCGTCGTCTGGCGGTCGGCGGCGGGCAAGACCGTGAAGTCGCCGCCCGCCTCGGTGAAGGCCGACCACGCCGACGAGCTGCGCGAGCTCAAGGCCGCGGTGAAGGACATCGAGAAGATGCTCTCCGCCCAGTCCGACCGGCTGGACCGGCAGTTCCTGGCCCGGCGGGTCTGGGAGCTGCCCGCCTGGCGCGAGCGCTACCTCGACCACCCCCTGCTCGGCACCCTGGCCCGCCGCCTCATCTGGATCGTCGGCGAGGTGCCGTGCGCCTACGCCGACGGTGCGCTGCGCGGCGTGGACGACGCCCCGATCGAGGCGCCCGACGACGCGACGGTGCGGCTGTGGCACCCGATCGGCCGCGAGGTCGACGAGGTGGTCGCCTGGCGGTCGTGGCTGGAGCGGCACGGCATCACCCAGCCCTTCAAGCAGGCCCACCGCGAGGTCTACCTGCTCACCGCCGCCGAGGAGCGCACCGGCGTCTACTCCAACCGCTACGCCGCGCACGTGCTGCGCCAGCACCAGTTCCACGCGCTCACCGCCGCGCGGGGCTGGCGCAACCGGCTGCGGCTGATGGTCGACGACACCTACCCGCCGGCGACGCGGGAGCTGCCCGAGTGGGGGCTGCGGGCCGAGTTCTGGGTGGAGGGGATCGGCGACGACTACGGCACCGACACCACCGAATCGGGCAGCTACCTGCGGATCGCCACCGACCAGGTGCGGTTCTATCCCGTCGCCGCGCCGGAGAACCACGCGCACGCGAGCGGCGGCGGCTACGAGCAGTGGGTGCACCAGGACGCCGAGCCCACCGACCCGCTGCCGCTCGACCGGATCCCGCCGCTCGTCCTCAGCGAGGTGCTGCGCGACGTCGACCTCTTCGTCGGCGTCGCCAGCGTCGGCAACGATCCGACCTGGCAGGACGGCGGCCCCGAGGGACGGTTCCGGGAGTACTGGACGAGCTACAGCTTCGGCGACCTCAGCGCGACCGCCGAGACCCGCCGGGACCTGCTCACCCGGCTGGTGCCCCGGCTCGCCATCGCGGACCGGGCCACCGTGGACGGCCGCTTCCTCGTGGTCCGCGGCGACCTGCGCTCCTACAAGATCCACCTGGGTTCGGGGAACATCCTGATGACCCCCAACGACCAGTATCTGTGCATCGTGCCGAAGCAGTCCGCCGACGCGGGCGCGGGCGGGCTCTTCCTGCCGTTCGAGGGGGACCGGGTGCTCGCGGTGATCCTCAGCAAGGCGATGCTGCTGGCGAAGGACACGGCGATCACCGATCCGACCATCACCCGGCAGCTGCGGATCACCCCAGCCTGA
- a CDS encoding ATP-grasp domain-containing protein, protein MYLDHLDGAHLVVLHRHGGDQARYDDYVDHRRARLTYVTTASALPGVGAGAARTVVVAETAGVEQVRAALAEPIAALGRPSAVIALHELDLLTAAELRADHALPGLRAGDLAPFLDPSRLLAAVEALGLRVPFHRLAGSTEEIEELAAATGWPVVVQPIRPGSPSVRLDDPDALGDIEVGAERPLLVREHLDQPIYHADGIFDGVRLGPWRLSAYVSLPGTGPVGSVEIDDPDLIGAAGDYLQQLVPGLSKQPWVFHVEFFRRGGQITFRTANHGCGDGEIPAVWREVHGVDPLELAFALQCAAVPELPALGDLVGGSLLVPAPGPRPCRVTRTRSMIYRADGPYAEALPPEGTVITGAESPGGRFRFFGTGTAEVVRRIRATAEAYAVETEYAPRVAILGGPPRLVEAALELGARVVHVPDGAGTPGGTALPVDLRDTAAVVAAIEAEHRRDPFQAVLSGTEDGLVAAALATQRLGLPGTSPAAVWLLKDKSLLRGVLALAGLSPVRTATVTSADELAAFARFIDGPVIVKLVDGRGGRGVRRLDTEAGAADAWAEASRGAGDRMLAEEFLVGPELAVETFSAGGRHTVVAVAEKLVGPDFTDRGYALPARLDPEVRERVVELTVRLLNLVGLADGPSHTEIKVTPQGLRIIESHNRTCGPAMAELVRRVYGVDLLELAVGWPLGLVEWGHSMPAGLGAAAVRTVVPSVEAPTAGAASAGAASAGVVRSVRAPGELPGVEVRIPASVGEVVRRATDRGCGEVWAVGADTAQAVERVESALAQVEVVVEPQ, encoded by the coding sequence ATGTACCTCGACCACCTCGACGGCGCGCACCTCGTCGTCCTCCACCGGCACGGTGGTGACCAGGCGCGCTACGACGACTACGTCGACCACCGGCGCGCCCGGCTCACCTACGTCACCACCGCGTCGGCGCTGCCGGGAGTGGGCGCAGGCGCCGCGCGGACCGTCGTCGTGGCCGAGACCGCCGGGGTGGAGCAGGTGCGCGCGGCGCTCGCCGAGCCCATCGCCGCGCTCGGCCGGCCGAGCGCCGTCATCGCCCTGCACGAGCTGGACCTGCTCACCGCCGCCGAGCTGCGGGCCGACCACGCCCTGCCCGGCCTGCGCGCGGGCGACCTCGCACCCTTCCTGGACCCGTCGCGCCTGCTCGCCGCCGTCGAGGCGCTCGGGCTGCGGGTGCCCTTCCACCGGCTCGCCGGCTCCACCGAGGAGATCGAGGAGCTCGCCGCCGCGACCGGCTGGCCCGTCGTGGTGCAGCCCATCCGCCCCGGCTCCCCGTCCGTCCGCCTCGACGACCCCGACGCCCTCGGCGACATCGAGGTCGGTGCGGAGCGGCCGTTGCTCGTCCGGGAGCACCTCGACCAGCCGATCTACCACGCGGACGGGATCTTCGACGGCGTCCGGCTCGGACCGTGGCGGCTCTCCGCCTATGTCAGCCTCCCCGGGACCGGCCCCGTCGGCTCGGTCGAGATCGACGACCCCGACCTGATCGGCGCCGCCGGTGACTACCTCCAGCAGCTCGTGCCGGGGCTGTCCAAGCAGCCCTGGGTCTTCCACGTCGAGTTCTTCCGCCGGGGCGGGCAGATCACCTTCCGCACCGCGAACCACGGCTGCGGCGACGGCGAGATCCCGGCCGTCTGGCGCGAGGTCCACGGCGTGGACCCGCTGGAGCTCGCCTTCGCCCTGCAGTGCGCCGCCGTCCCCGAGCTGCCCGCGCTCGGCGACCTCGTCGGCGGGTCGCTCCTCGTCCCCGCGCCGGGACCGCGGCCGTGCCGGGTGACCAGGACCCGGTCGATGATCTACCGCGCCGACGGCCCCTACGCCGAGGCGCTGCCGCCCGAGGGCACCGTGATCACCGGCGCGGAGAGCCCCGGCGGGCGGTTCCGGTTCTTCGGCACCGGCACCGCCGAGGTCGTCCGCCGCATCCGAGCCACCGCCGAGGCATACGCGGTCGAGACCGAGTACGCACCCCGCGTCGCCATCCTCGGCGGCCCGCCCCGGCTCGTCGAGGCGGCGCTGGAGCTCGGCGCCCGCGTCGTGCACGTGCCCGACGGTGCGGGGACCCCCGGCGGGACGGCGCTCCCCGTCGACCTGCGCGACACCGCCGCCGTCGTCGCCGCGATCGAGGCCGAGCACCGTCGGGATCCGTTCCAGGCGGTGCTCTCCGGGACCGAGGACGGCCTCGTCGCCGCCGCGCTCGCCACCCAGCGGCTCGGCCTGCCCGGGACGTCCCCGGCGGCGGTGTGGCTGCTCAAGGACAAGAGCCTGCTGCGCGGGGTGCTCGCGCTCGCCGGGCTCAGCCCGGTGCGTACCGCCACCGTCACCAGCGCCGACGAGCTCGCCGCCTTCGCCCGCTTCATCGATGGACCCGTCATCGTCAAGCTGGTCGACGGGCGGGGTGGCCGAGGCGTGCGGCGGCTCGACACCGAGGCCGGCGCCGCGGATGCCTGGGCCGAGGCGTCCCGGGGCGCCGGGGACCGGATGCTCGCCGAGGAGTTCCTCGTCGGACCGGAGCTCGCCGTGGAGACGTTCAGCGCCGGCGGGCGGCACACCGTGGTGGCAGTCGCCGAGAAGCTGGTCGGGCCGGACTTCACCGACAGGGGATATGCGCTGCCGGCTCGGCTCGATCCGGAGGTGCGCGAGCGGGTCGTCGAGCTGACCGTACGCCTGCTGAACCTGGTCGGGCTCGCGGACGGGCCCAGCCATACCGAGATCAAGGTGACACCGCAGGGGTTGCGGATCATCGAGTCGCACAACCGGACCTGCGGACCGGCGATGGCGGAGCTGGTGCGGCGGGTCTACGGGGTGGACCTGCTGGAGCTGGCGGTGGGGTGGCCGCTGGGGCTCGTCGAGTGGGGGCACTCGATGCCGGCGGGGCTGGGAGCGGCCGCGGTGCGGACGGTGGTCCCGTCGGTGGAGGCGCCCACGGCAGGTGCGGCTTCGGCGGGTGCGGCTTCGGCTGGAGTGGTGCGGTCGGTGCGGGCGCCGGGGGAGCTGCCGGGGGTGGAGGTGCGGATCCCTGCCTCGGTCGGAGAGGTCGTGCGGCGGGCTACGGATCGGGGCTGCGGCGAAGTATGGGCGGTCGGGGCTGACACCGCGCAGGCCGTCGAGCGGGTGGAGTCCGCGTTGGCGCAGGTGGAGGTCGTGGTCGAGCCGCAGTAG
- a CDS encoding serine/threonine-protein kinase, with product MTTPESQPPAIDGYRHVGYLGSGGFGEVHHYQHVGTDAAVAIKILRDGALAAGGAQQLLQEARALGRLSASGPHPNIVAVQDVGVVRGRPYLVMELCAGGSWATQITDHGRIYPSVVLSVGIQIAGALHLAHEAGIVHRDIKPGNILLGARVGGHGIPKLADFGIAAQTAEEVSRGSVWLSRDYAAPEVVLSRGADRMSDIFSLAATLYHALSGNSWVRRPGGDNSVEALEERIIAGRVPPIAGNDVPEELQWLIRSAMHADPKVRARNVATARDFALRLQDIQIREGYDRTLVPIGDAVTLVPDLPDFTAPPVVAAVRETPPPIVIPDYDSVPFDSIAMESAPPKPPRDDRADTERARPIPAAPAEEPTRDQPRRRGLRRVALIAAAVLVVGGGVVAANLLGEPDTGPSTTVTRPPADGGAVPNADVLPVPVVAARNDAAGVPTFTWTYSPTDPGDRFNLQQEGQAKAQILTEAKWTPSADAGKGVCIRVSVIRNGRLGTPSERFCA from the coding sequence ATGACAACGCCTGAGAGCCAGCCGCCGGCGATCGACGGCTATCGCCACGTGGGCTACCTGGGGTCGGGTGGCTTCGGCGAGGTGCACCACTACCAGCACGTCGGCACCGACGCGGCGGTCGCGATCAAGATCCTCCGCGATGGTGCGCTCGCGGCCGGCGGAGCGCAGCAGCTGCTGCAGGAGGCGCGGGCGCTGGGCCGCCTCTCGGCCTCGGGGCCGCACCCCAACATCGTCGCCGTGCAGGACGTCGGCGTGGTCCGGGGGCGCCCCTACCTGGTGATGGAGCTGTGCGCGGGCGGGAGCTGGGCGACGCAAATCACCGACCACGGCCGGATCTACCCCTCGGTGGTGCTCAGCGTCGGCATCCAGATCGCCGGTGCGCTGCACCTCGCGCACGAGGCGGGCATCGTGCACCGCGACATCAAGCCGGGCAACATCCTGCTCGGCGCCAGGGTCGGCGGCCACGGCATCCCCAAGCTCGCCGACTTCGGCATCGCCGCGCAGACCGCCGAGGAGGTCAGCCGCGGGTCGGTCTGGCTGTCGCGCGACTACGCGGCGCCCGAGGTGGTGCTGTCGCGCGGCGCCGACCGCATGTCGGACATCTTCTCGCTCGCGGCCACGCTCTACCACGCGCTTTCCGGCAATTCGTGGGTACGCCGACCCGGCGGCGACAACTCCGTCGAGGCCCTGGAGGAGCGGATCATCGCGGGCCGGGTGCCGCCGATCGCGGGCAACGACGTGCCGGAGGAGCTGCAGTGGCTGATCCGCTCCGCGATGCACGCCGACCCGAAGGTGCGGGCCCGCAACGTCGCCACCGCCCGGGACTTCGCGCTGCGGTTGCAGGACATCCAGATCCGCGAGGGCTACGACCGGACGCTGGTGCCGATCGGCGACGCCGTGACGCTCGTACCGGATCTCCCCGACTTCACCGCCCCGCCCGTGGTGGCCGCCGTCCGGGAGACGCCGCCGCCGATCGTCATCCCCGACTACGACTCGGTCCCGTTCGACTCCATCGCGATGGAGTCCGCCCCGCCGAAACCGCCGCGCGACGACCGGGCCGACACCGAGCGGGCCCGGCCCATCCCGGCTGCCCCGGCCGAGGAGCCGACCCGCGACCAGCCCCGGCGGCGCGGCCTGCGCCGGGTGGCGCTGATCGCCGCGGCGGTGCTGGTCGTCGGCGGTGGCGTGGTCGCCGCCAACCTGCTGGGGGAGCCCGATACCGGCCCGTCGACGACGGTGACCCGGCCACCCGCCGACGGCGGTGCGGTGCCCAACGCCGATGTGCTGCCGGTCCCGGTGGTCGCCGCCCGCAACGACGCCGCGGGTGTTCCCACCTTCACCTGGACCTACTCGCCGACCGACCCGGGTGACCGGTTCAACCTCCAGCAGGAGGGCCAGGCCAAGGCCCAGATCCTGACCGAGGCGAAGTGGACGCCGAGCGCCGATGCGGGCAAGGGCGTCTGCATCCGGGTGAGCGTGATCCGCAACGGCCGGCTGGGCACCCCGAGCGAGCGGTTCTGCGCGTGA
- a CDS encoding ArsR/SmtB family transcription factor: protein MSKQSLTMEAPARAAAEPCCAPLATSAVAPAAAAELAPAFKALGDPVRLQLLSMIASEEAGEICVCDLTPAFDLSGPTISHHLKVLREAGLVDSERRGTWVYYRANRTRLAALSTVLAAAP from the coding sequence ATGTCGAAGCAGTCCCTGACCATGGAAGCCCCCGCCCGCGCGGCCGCCGAGCCGTGCTGCGCGCCGTTGGCGACCTCCGCCGTGGCACCCGCGGCCGCGGCCGAGCTGGCACCGGCTTTCAAGGCCCTCGGCGACCCGGTCCGGCTGCAGCTCCTCTCCATGATCGCGTCCGAGGAGGCCGGGGAGATCTGTGTGTGCGACCTCACCCCGGCGTTCGACCTCTCCGGACCCACCATCTCCCACCACCTGAAGGTGCTGCGCGAGGCGGGCCTGGTCGACAGCGAGCGCCGCGGCACCTGGGTCTATTACCGGGCAAACCGGACGCGCCTGGCCGCTCTCTCCACCGTCCTGGCCGCGGCTCCGTAG